One Setaria viridis chromosome 3, Setaria_viridis_v4.0, whole genome shotgun sequence DNA window includes the following coding sequences:
- the LOC117849484 gene encoding potassium channel AKT2, giving the protein MKSSSFVSTSTSSTGGSGSGTDSGRSGPGSRSSGSGSGSFNLRNLSKVILPPLGGPSSGHGQSHGGSDKRVISPLDSRYRCWETFMVVLVAYSAWVYPFEVAFMNASPKGGLEVADIVVDLFFAVDIVLTFFVAYIDPRTQLLVRDRKKITFRYLSTFFIMDVASTIPFQGLAYLVTGEVREGAAYSLLGILRLWRLRKVKQFFTRLEKDIRFSYFWIRCARLVAVTLFLVHCAGCVYYLIADRYPHRDKTWIGAAIPNFRQASLRIRYISSIYWSITTMTTVGYGDLHAENTLEMVFNIFYMLFNLGLTAYLIGNMTNLVVEGTRRTMEFRNSVRAASSFVVRNRLPPRLKQQILAYMCLKFRAESLNQQQLMDQLPKSIYKSICERLFLPVVKDVYLFRGVSREGLLCLVTKMKPEYIPPREDVIVQDEAPDDVYVVVSGEVEVIRFDGAEERVEATLVSRDIFGEVSALSNRAQGFTFRTRTLSQLLRLKQATLKEAMQSRPEDSVVIIKNFLKVEMHGMKVEDLLAENAGEQDDANNVLTVAAMGNAGLLEDLLRAGKDADVGDAKGRTALHIAASKGYEDCVLVLLKHACNVNIKDAQGNTALWHAVAAGHHKIFNILYHFARVSSPRAGGDVLCLAARRNDVGALRELLKLGLDVDSEDHDGATALRVAMAEGHADAARFLIMNGASVDKAGLDDDDGSGSSSGSGAARLAMSPGELRELLKKRELGHQITIIDSPAVVPDGGGSSRHRRQGRFQQSTSSDSARWPRVSIYKGHPFLRNHSSEAGKLINLPGTMEEFKAIIREKLKVDAEKALIVNDEGAEIDSIDVIRDNDKLFVVTEEDLRRLAAMDPVSAS; this is encoded by the exons ATGAAGAGCTCGAGCTTTGtgagcacgagcacgagcagcACCGGCGGCTCTGGCTCGGGCACGGACTCCGGCAGGTCTGGACCGGGCTCCCGCAGCTCTGGCTCTGGCTCGGGCTCCTTCAACCTCCGGAACCTGTCCAAGGTCATCCTGCCGCCGCTCGGGGGGCCGTCGTCCGGCCACGGCCAGTCCCATGGCGGCTCCGACAAGCGGGTCATCTCGCCGCTCGACTCCAGGTACAGGTGCTGGGAGACGTTCATGGTGGTCCTGGTGGCGTACTCGGCGTGGGTGTACCCGTTCGAGGTGGCGTTCATGAACGCGTCCCCCAAGGGCGGCCTGGAGGTGGCGGACATCGTCGTCGACCTCTTCTTCGCCGTCGACATCGTGCTCACCTTCTTCGTCGCCTACATCGACCCCAGGACGCAGCTCCTCGTCCGCGACAGGAAGAAGATAACCTTCAG GTACCTGTCGACGTTCTTCATCATGGACGTGGCGTCGACGATCCCGTTCCAGGGCCTTGCCTACCTCGTCACCGGCGAGGTCAGGGAGGGCGCCGCCTACAGCCTTCTCGGCATCCTCCGCCTCTGGCGTCTCCGCAAGGTGAAGCAGTTCTTCACTAGGCTCGAGAAGGACATCCGCTTCAGCTACTTCTGGATCCGCTGCGCGCGCCTCGTTGCG GTGACCCTGTTCCTGGTGCACTGCGCCGGCTGCGTCTACTACCTGATCGCCGACCGGTACCCTCACCGTGACAAGACCTGGATCGGCGCGGCGATCCCCAACTTCCGCCAGGCCAGCCTCCGGATCCGCTACATCTCCTCCATCTACTGGTCCATCACCACCATGACCACCGTCGGCTACGGCGACCTCCACGCCGAGAACACCCTCGAGATGGTCTTCAACATCTTCTACATGCTCTTCAACCTCGGCCTCACCGCCTACCTCATCGGCAACATGACCAACCTCGTCGTCGAGGGCACCCGCCGCACCATGGAGTTC AGGAACAGCGTCAGGGCTGCGTCGAGCTTCGTGGTCCGGAaccggctgccgccgcggctGAAGCAGCAGATCCTGGCCTACATGTGCCTCAAGTTCAGGGCGGAGAGCCTGAACCAGCAGCAGCTCATGGACCAGCTGCCCAAGTCCATCTACAAGAGCATCTGCGAGCGGCTCTTCCTCCCGGTCGTCAAGGACGTCTACCTCTTCAGGGGTGTCTCAAGGGAAGGGCTCCTGTGCCTCGTCACCAAGATGAAACCCGAGTACATCCCGCCGAGGGAGGACGTGATCGTGCAGGACGAGGCGCCCGATGACGTCTACGTCGTCGTCTCCGGCGAGGTCGAGGTCATACGGTTCGACGGCGCCGAGGAGCGGGTGGAGGCCACGCTTGTGTCGCGGGACATCTTCGGCGAGGTGAGCGCGCTGAGCAACCGCGCTCAGGGGTTCACATTCCGGACGAGGACGCTGAGCCAGCTGCTGAGGCTGAAGCAGGCCACGCTCAAGGAGGCCATGCAGAGCAGGCCCGAGGACAGCGTCGTCATCATCAAGAACTTCCTCAAG GTCGAGATGCATGGCATGAAGGTCGAGGACTTGCTGGCAGAGAACGCCGGCGAGCAGGACGATGCTAATAATGTGCTGACGGTCGCCGCGATGGGCAACGCCGGCTTGCTCGAGGACCTCCTCAGGGCAGGGAAGGACGCCGACGTCGGCGACGCCAAGGGCAGGACCGCACTG cacatcgcggcgtcgAAGGGGTACGAGGACTGCGTGCTGGTGCTGCTCAAGCACGCCTGCAACGTGAACATCAAGGACGCGCAGGGGAACACGGCGCTGTggcacgccgtcgccgcggggCACCACAAGATCTTCAACATCCTGTACCACTTCGCGCGCGTGTCGAgcccgcgcgccggcggtgACGTCCTgtgcctcgccgcgcgccgcaaCGACGTCGGCGCGCTCCGGGAGCTCCTCAAGCTCGGCCTCGACGTGGACTCGGAGGACCACGATGGAGCCACCGCGTTGCGCGTCGCGATGGCCGAGGGCCATGCCGACGCGGCCAGGTTCCTCATCATGAACGGGGCCAGCGTCGACAAGGCcggcctcgacgacgacgacggctccggctccagctCTGGCTCCGGCGCCGCGCGGCTGGCGATGTCGCCTGGCGAGCTACGGGAGCTCCTTAAGAAGCGGGAGCTCGGCCACCAGATCACCATCATCGACTCGCCGGCGGTGGtcccggacggcggcggctcgtcgaggCACCGCCGTCAAGGCAGGTTCCAGCAGAGCACAAGCTCGGACAGCGCGCGCTGGCCTCGGGTGAGCATATACAAGGGCCACCCGTTCCTCAGAAACCACAGCTCGGAAGCCGGCAAGCTGATCAACCTTCCCGGCACGATGGAAGAATTCAAAGCCATTATCC GTGAGAAGCTGAAAGTTGACGCGGAGAAGGCGCTGATCGTGAACGACGAAGGAGCGGAGATCGACTCGATCGACGTGATCCGTGACAACGACAAGCTGTTCGTGGTCACCGAAGAGGATCTGAGGAGGCTGGCAGCCATGGACCCGGTGTCTGCATCGTAG
- the LOC117847066 gene encoding uncharacterized protein has protein sequence MGSSGGSSEHFLRQLSSSDGGGSAPHQLLQQEWECGGGSRRGSRRWSRKKARARGHRRGGGFCRTEEAAAAGRKRVMVVVDQSSGAKHAMMWALTHVASKGDFLTLLHVLPPQTGNGGGGGRGGGVDASALANSLGALCKACKPEVEVEALVIQGPKLSTVLSQVKKLEASVLVLSQRKPSPFCCFMRSGSEAFVEECINRAECLTLAVRRQSKGVGGYLVSTRWQKNFWLLA, from the exons atggggagcagcggcggcagcagcgagcacTTCCTGCGGCAGCTGAGctccagcgacggcggcggcagcgcgccgcaccagctgctgcagcaggagtgggagtgcggcggcggcagcaggcgcGGGTCGCGGCGCTGGTCCAGGAAGAAGGCGCGGgcccgcggccaccgccgcggcggcgggttctgccggacggaggaggccgcggcggcggggcggaagcgcgtgatggtggtggtggaccaGAGCTCCGGCGCCAAGCACGCCATGATGTGGGCGCTCACCCACGTCGCCAGCAAGGGCGACTTCCTCACCCTGCTCCACGTCCTGCCGCCGCAGAccgggaacggcggcggcggcggccgcggaggcgggGTGGACGCCTCCGCGCTCGCCAACTCCCTCGGCGCGCTCTGCAAGGCCTGCAAGCCTGAG gtggaggtggaggcgcttGTGATCCAGGGGCCCAAGCTGTCGACCGTCCTCAGCCAGGTGAAGAAGCTGGAGGCGTCCGTGCTCGTGCTCAGCCAACGCAAGCCCTCGCCTTTCTGCTG CTTCATGCGGAGCGGGAGCGAGGCGTTCGTGGAGGAGTGCATCAACCGGGCGGAGTGCCTGACGCTGGCGGTGCGGCGGCAGAGCAAGGGCGTCGGTGGCTACCTCGTCAGCACCCGGTGGCAGAAGAACTTCTGGCTCCTGGCTTGA